From the Daucus carota subsp. sativus chromosome 8, DH1 v3.0, whole genome shotgun sequence genome, one window contains:
- the LOC108198612 gene encoding BRASSINOSTEROID INSENSITIVE 1-associated receptor kinase 1-like isoform X1, with amino-acid sequence MVGDKFVLWVSFVFCFIQLLDHFANVSGTAEGDALYALKNSLIGDPNNFLQSWDSNADPCTWFHVTCDEEKHVIRVDLGNANLSGQLISQLDQLPNLQYLELYGNNISGRVPDELGNLTSLISLDLYQNKLIGPIPDALKKLQKLRFLRLNNNTFTGTIPYSLTTISSLEVLDLSHNQLTGRIPVEGSFSLFTPISFDGNKLDNLVSPPSLVPPAPASSKTVRTGAIAGGVAVGAVLLFAGSLIVLSWWSKKKRNDIFFNVPAEEDTEIHLGQLKRFPLRELQVATDNFSNKNILGRGGFGKVYKGRLVDGTLVAVKRLKEERTQGGELQFQTEIEMISMAVHRNLLQLRGFCMTPTERLLVYPYMSKGSVASCLRERSEAQPPIDWPKRRSIALGSARGLAYLHGHCNPKIIHRDVKAANILLDEEYEAVVGDFGLAKLMDYKDTHVTTAVRGTIGHIAPEYLSTGKSSEKTDCFGYGILLLELITGRRAFDLARLANDDDVMLLDWVKGLVMEKKLQSLVDADMQDNYVVEQVEELIQVALLCTQDSPSERPKMSEVVRMLEGDGLAERWEKWKEEMFRQELNNTNNPFTRWTIADSTYNLRADELSEPR; translated from the exons atggtGGGTGATAAGTTTGTATTGTGggtttcttttgttttctgcTTCATTCAGTTGCTTGATCACTTTGCAAATGTTTCTGGAACTGCTGAAG GCGATGCTTTGTATGCACTGAAGAACAGTTTGATTGGTGATCCTAACAATTTTCTGCAAAGTTGGGATTCAAATGCAGATCCTTGTACTTGGTTTCATGTCACTTGCGACGAGGAGAAACACGTTATAAGAGT TGATCTTGGAAATGCAAACCTATCGGGTCAATTGATTTCACAGCTTGACCAGCTTCCAAATTTGCAGTACTT GGAACTTTATGGTAACAACATAAGCGGCAGAGTTCCTGATGAGCTTGGGAACTTAACAAGCTTGATCAGCTTGGATCTTTACCAAAACAAATTGATCGGTCCTATTCCAGACGCGTTAAAAAAGCTCCAGAAATTAAGATTCCT GAGGCTAAACAACAACACTTTTACTGGCACTATACCTTATTCTTTGACTACAATCTCGTCGCTGGAAGTCCT TGATCTTTCGCACAATCAGTTAACAGGACGAATTCCAGTCGAAGGATCCTTCAGCCTTTTTACTCCCATTAG TTTTGATGGCAACAAACTTGACAATCTTGTTTCTCCACCGTCTTTAGTTCCACCAGCACCTGCATCTTCTAAAA CTGTCAGAACTGGAGCTATTGCTGGTGGAGTGGCTGTCGGTGCTGTGCTGCTGTTTGCTGGTTCTCTAATTGTGCTTTCTTGGTGgtcaaaaaagaagagaaacgatattttttttaatgtaccAG CTGAAGAAGACACAGAAATTCATCTAGGGCAACTCAAGCGATTTCCTCTGCGTGAATTGCAAGTTGCAACAGATAATTTTagcaacaaaaatattttgggCAGAGGGGGTTTTGGAAAAGTTTACAAAGGCCGCTTGGTTGATGGAACGCTAGTGGCTGTAAAAAGACTCAAAGAAGAACGGACCCAAGGAGGGGAACTGCAGTTTCAAACAGAAATTGAGATGATTAGCATGGCGGTTCACAGAAATCTACTTCAGCTGCGAGGCTTTTGTATGACACCAACCGAACGCTTGCTTGTTTATCCATATATGTCTAAGGGAAGTGTTGCATCATGTTTAAGAG AGAGAAGTGAGGCACAGCCTCCAATAGATTGGCCAAAAAGGAGGAGCATCGCACTTGGATCTGCAAGAGGACTTGCATATCTGCATGGTCATTGTAATCCTAAGATCATTCACCGTGATGTCAAAGctgcaaatatattattagatgAAGAGTATGAAGCAGTGGTCGGGGACTTTGGGCTGGCAAAACTCATGGACTACAAGGATACTCATGTTACTACTGCTGTACGCGGAACTATTGGACACATAGCACCTGAGTATCTATCCACAGGAAAGTCTTCAGAGAAGACTGATTGTTTTGGCTATGGTATCCTGCTTCTTGAACTCATTACTGGACGAAGGGCTTTTGATCTTGCTCGTCTTGccaatgatgatgatgtgaTGTTGCTTGATTGG GTGAAAGGGCTTGTGATGGAAAAGAAGCTGCAATCATTGGTTGATGCTGATATGCAGGATAACTATGTAGTTGAACAGGTGGAAGAGTTAATTCAGGTAGCTTTGCTCTGCACACAAGATTCACCATCTGAACGTCCTAAAATGTCCGAAGTTGTTAGAATGCTTGAAGGTGATGGCTTGGCTGAGAGGTGGGAAAAATGGAAGGAGGAGATGTTTCGTCAAGAATTGAATAACACAAACAATCCGTTTACTCGTTGGACCATTGCTGATTCCACCTACAACCTTCGAGCTGATGAATTGTCTGAACCAAGATAA
- the LOC108197809 gene encoding meiosis-specific protein ASY1, with translation MVVAQKLKEAEITELDSLLLTRNLLRIAIFNISYIRGLFPENYFNDKSVPALEMKIKKLMPMDAESRRLIDWMEKGVYDALQKKYLKTLLFCVCETIDGPMIEEYAFSFSYSNSESQEVSMNVNRIGNKKQGGTFKCNSSTEITPNQMRSSACKMVRTLIQLMRTLDKMPEERTILMKLLYYDDVTPVDYEPPFFRGCTEEEEVNNPWTKNPLKMEVGNVNSKHLVLALKVKSVLDPCEDENDDMQNDDVSLGGDSVKGDASDSETETMDEDQYVVAPVDKERLQRNQTATDDDDTQDPIEDEEQYRRVKEWISSYHLGTVELTDVLSNFSDISVVLIEEVMDKLVKEDILTKSGTNAYIINKLKKSDYEFEAVKEENDGQIFRNGSKVQPNMDEDHMYMKALYHALPMDYITVSKLHNKLEGEVNQTTVRKLIDKMTKEGFVEAQSNRRLGKRVIHSNLTEKKLHEVKKNLNLNEMELDEPQRKLNHSEPNTIGSKQRDLSTCGGVRSIGSDLTRMIGKSDAYQNGSIRSDHTVVKMKEHGTPTSRAQPAASRESFAQVMEIGRNNGNHDNCSEFDAIMCSKSSSQSKRSRKASAVKDPILQYTKRQKAQVA, from the exons ATG GTTGTTGCACAGAAACTCAAGGAAGCGGAGATCACCGAGCTTGATTCGCTTCTCTTA ACAAGAAACCTGCTACGCATTGCCATATTCAATATTAGCTATATAAGAGGACTTTTTCCTGAGAACTATTTCAATGACAAATCGGTTCCAGCTCTAG AGATGAAGATTAAGAAGCTTATGCCAATGGATGCAGAGTCGAGAAGACTGATTGATTGGATGGAGAAAG GTGTCTATGATGCACTGCAGAAGAAATACCTGAAAACGCTTCTGTTCTGTGTGTGTGAAACAATAGATGGTCCGATGATTGAGGAATATGCCT TTTCTTTCAGTTATTCAAACTCTGAAAGTCAAGAGGTCTCGATGAACGTAAATCGCATTGGGAATAAAAAGCAAGGGGGAAcattcaagtgcaactcgagtACAGAAATTACTCCAAATCAGATGAG GAGTTCTGCTTGCAAAATGGTCCGTACATTGATTCAGTTAATGAGAACTCTGGATAAAATGCCAGAAGAG CGGACTATATTGATGAAACTCCTGTATTATGATGATGTTACG CCTGTGGACTATGAGCCACCATTCTTCAGAGGGTgcacagaagaagaagaagttaaTAATCCATGGACCAAGAATCCTCTGAAAATGGAGGTTGGCAATGTCAACAGTAAACATTTAGTATTAGCTCTCAAG GTTAAAAGTGTACTTGATCCTTGTGAGGATGAGAATGATGATATGCAAAATGATGATGTCAGCTTGGGGGGTGATTCTGTCAAAGGAGATGCAAGTGACTCTGAAACTGAG ACCATGGATGAAGACCAGTATGTGGTTGCACCAGTAG ACAAAGAAAGGCTTCAGAGAAATCAAACAGCAACTGATGATG ATGATACTCAGGATCCAATAGAAGATGAAGAGCAATATCGTCGAGTAAAGGAATGGATTAGTTCTTACCACCTTGGCACTGTCGAGCTTACTGATGTTCTCTCAAATTTCTCGGATATATCAGTG GTGCTTATTGAAG AAGTTATGGACAAACTGGTGAAGGAGGACATCTTAACTAAAAGCGGAACAAATGCTTACATTATTAATAAGCTGAAG AAATCTGACTATGAATTTGAAGCTGTGAAAGAAGAAAATGATGGCCAGATATTTCGTAATGGCAGTAAAGTTCAGCCAAACATGGATGAGGATCATATGTACATGAAG GCACTTTACCATGCTCTTCCAATGGACTACATTACTGTTTCCAAGCTTCACAACAAGCTCGAAGGAGAAGTCAACCAGACCACAGTGCGTAAGCTAATTGATAAGATGACAAAAGAAGGGTTTGTTGAAGCTCAAAGCAATAGGAGACTTG GCAAGCGTGTGATCCATTCCAATTTAACTGAGAAAAAATTGCATGAAGTCAAGAAAAACTTGAACCTTAATGAGATG GAGCTGGATGAGCCCCAAAGGAAGCTGAACCACTCAGAACCTAATACAATTG GAAGCAAACAAAGGGACTTGTCCACTTGTGGCGGAGTTCGCTCCATTGGATCAGATCTAACTCGCATGATAGGCAAATCTGATGCTTATCAGAACGGATCCATCAGGAGTGACCATACTGTTGTAAAGATGAAAGAGCATGGAACCCCTACAAGCAGAGCTCAG CCAGCAGCTTCTAGAGAGAGTTTTGCACAAGTAATGGAAATTGGCAGAAACAATGGAAACCATGACAATTGCAGTGAGTTTGATGCAATCATGTGCAGCAAGTCTTCATCTCAGAGCAAGCGGTCCAGAAAAGCAAGCGCT GTTAAGGATCCTATCCTTCAGTACACTAAGCGCCAGAAGGCTCAAGTCGCCTGA
- the LOC108198605 gene encoding alpha-glucosidase 2, whose amino-acid sequence MRRTTARSRVHSSGSRSSEARAIRNINKINSNDNNLISRLNNNRRAFLVLVIISIILIYRILESSADDPMERVVTPFPSPRLMDLPMFQGEHKESLYWGTYRPQVYLGIRARVPQSLVAGMMWVIYKEGRYFIRHVCQDSDELKKYGWTYHNGRDYGHQDLVDQDMTLGVSFLKSKGDYSGYGGDWVVRGDVQLENFKEEKAHLFFYIADEGGNALSLGRGVMGNQYISVLATGSRSDVGSWELHLKSKDDLEVHYAGFKTPDIYKLSDLVQENLAAHAKEDDNLQLTDTSEASPNILVFQMSSKSSFIADIAFVSGTGSDNSRVKERVSSLTGTSLTSQLNAKQDELDGKFEKFFSTSKKLKDESMEVGKAAIGNLIGGIGYFYGQSKISLPTNTNHKLDDDVLLYWPAELYTAVPSRPFFPRGFLWDEGFHQLVIRQWDIPICLDIVGHWLDLMNIDGWIPREQILGAEALSKVPAEAVVQHPDNGNPPALFMVLQDLVCSMKKKKFSESEEKQVSSFLERAFVRLDAWFQWFNTTQSGKAESSYYWHGRDNITIRQLNPQTLTSGFDDYPRASHPNDKERHVDLRCWMFLAAESMYSISEFLEMESLRGKEYKLMSKVFSDIELLNQMHFDNAYGAYFDFGNHTEKVRLAWKLVEGPNNILSRQLIREVLEEPVLRFVPHIGYVSLFPFIWKIIPPQSWILEKQLNLISDKTILWSDFGIRSLAKTSSLYMKYNTEHDAPYWRGSIWINMNYLILSSLHHYSKENGPYRERAEMIYNDLRNNLISNIVKNYQQTGYFWEQYDQDTGKGKGARVFTGWTSLVLLIMAESYGNC is encoded by the exons ATGCGGCGAACAACGGCGCGAAGCAGAGTCCACTCCTCAGGCAGCCGCAGCAGCGAAGCTCGAGCTATTcgaaacataaataaaatcaattcGAACGATAATAATTTAATCAGCAGATTAAATAATAATCGCCGAGCTTTCCTAGTACTTGTAATTATTtcgataattttgatttatcgaATTCTCGAGTCCTCAGCAGACGATCCGATGGAGAGAGTTGTCACGCCGTTCCCTTCTCCGAGACTCATGGATCTTCCTATG TTTCAAGGGGAGCATAAGGAGAGTTTGTACTGGGGGACTTATCGCCCACAGGTCTATCTCGGCATTCGAGCTAG GGTTCCACAATCTTTGGTTGCTGGGATGATGTGGGTCATTTATAAGGAAGGGAGGTACTTTATTCGACATGTATGCCAAGATTCTGATGAGCTCAAAAAATATGGTTGGACATATCACAATGGTCGTGATTACGGACATCAAGATCTGGTCGATCAAGATATGACCTTGGGAGTAAGTTTCTTAAAATCTAAGGGGGACTACAGTGGTTATGGAGGAGACTGGGTAGTTCGAGGTGATGTACAACTGGAGAA TTTTAAAGAGGAAAAAGCGCacctatttttttatatagctGATGAAGGGGGAAATGCTCTAAGTTTGGGTAGAGGAGTCATGGGCAATCAATATATTTCTGTTCTAGCAACAGGCTCACGATCAGATGTTGGAAGCTGGGAGCTTCACTTGAAATCAAAG GATGATCTAGAAGTTCATTATGCTGGTTTCAAGACACCTGACATTTATAAGCTGTCTGATCTGGTTCAGGAAAATCTTGCAGCCCAC GCAAAAGAGGATGATAATCTGCAGCTTACAGACACATCTGAAGCTTCTCCAAATATACTAGTTTTTCAG ATGTCCTCAAAAAGTTCATTCATAGCTGACATTGCTTTTGTATCTGGAACTGGTTCTGACAATTCAAGAGTCAAAGAACGTGTCAGCAGCCTCACAG GTACTTCATTGACATCTCAACTAAATGCAAAGCAAGATGAGTTGGATGGCAAATTTGAAAAGTTCTTTAGCACATCTAAAAAG CTTAAGGATGAATCAATGGAAGTGGGTAAGGCTGCAATCGGAAATTTGATAGGGGGTATCGGCTACTTTTACGGCCAGTCAAAAATTTCCTTGCCAACCAACACTAAC CACAAGCTTGATGATGATGTACTCTTATATTGGCCAGCTGAGTTATATACAGCTGTTCCTAGTCGTCCTTTCTTTCCTAGAGGATTTTTATGGGATGAAGGTTTTCATCAACTTGTAATTCG GCAATGGGATATCCCCATCTGCTTGGATATTGTTGGCCATTGGTTAGATCTCATGAACATTGATGGATGGATTCCGCGAGAGCAGATTTTAGGTGCTGAAGCTCTGAG TAAGGTACCAGCAGAAGCTGTAGTTCAGCATCCAGATAATGGAAATCCACCAGCTCTATTTATGGTTTTGCAAG ATCTGGTTTGCAGCATGAAAAAGAAGAAGTTTAGTGAGTCCGAAGAGAAACAGGTCTCATCTTTCTTGGAGAGAGCTTTTGTTCGCCTTGACGCATGGTTTCAGTGGTTTAATACCACACAGTCTG GGAAGGCTGAAAGTAGCTACTATTGGCATGGAAGAGATAACATAACCATCCGTCAACTGAACCCACAG ACATTGACCTCCGGCTTTGATGATTATCCACGTGCTTCACACCCAAATGATAAGGAACGTCATGTGGATCTTCGATGTTGGATGTTTCTTGCAGCAGAGTCTATGTACTCTATCTCAGAGTTTCTTGAGATGGAAAGCCTTCGCGGCAAG GAGTACAAGTTAATGTCTAAGGTTTTCTCAGACATTGAACTTCTTAATCAG atGCACTTTGACAATGCATATGGAGCTTATTTCGATTTCGGGAATCATACAGAAAAG GTTCGTTTGGCTTGGAAACTAGTGGAAGGACCAAATAATATCTTGAGCAGACAGCTTATTCGAGAGGTTCTAGAGGAGCCAGTACTAAGATTTGTTCCTCATATTGGTTATGTTAGCCTCTTTCCATTTATTTGGAAAATTATTCCTCCG CAATCATGGATCTTAGAGAAACAGCTCAACCTCATCTCAGACAAAACAATCTTGTGGAGTGACTTCGGAATTCGCTCACTAGCAAAAACAAG CTCATTGTACATGAAATACAATACAGAGCATGATGCACCTTATTGGAGAGGTTCAATTTGGATAAATATGAACTACTTGATTCTTTCCTCACTGCACCACTACTCCAAAG AGAATGGACCATACAGAGAGAGAGCCGAGATGATCTACAATGACTTGAGAAACAATTTAATAAG CAATATTGTTAAGAACTATCAGCAAACTGGATATTTCTGGGAGCAGTATGATCAAGATACAGGGAAGGGAAAAGGTGCGCGAGTATTCACTGGATGGACATCCCTTGTTTTATTAATCATGGCTGAATCTTATGGCAATTGTTAA
- the LOC108198612 gene encoding BRASSINOSTEROID INSENSITIVE 1-associated receptor kinase 1-like isoform X2, with protein MFLGGFFCDRELYGNNISGRVPDELGNLTSLISLDLYQNKLIGPIPDALKKLQKLRFLRLNNNTFTGTIPYSLTTISSLEVLDLSHNQLTGRIPVEGSFSLFTPISFDGNKLDNLVSPPSLVPPAPASSKTVRTGAIAGGVAVGAVLLFAGSLIVLSWWSKKKRNDIFFNVPAEEDTEIHLGQLKRFPLRELQVATDNFSNKNILGRGGFGKVYKGRLVDGTLVAVKRLKEERTQGGELQFQTEIEMISMAVHRNLLQLRGFCMTPTERLLVYPYMSKGSVASCLRERSEAQPPIDWPKRRSIALGSARGLAYLHGHCNPKIIHRDVKAANILLDEEYEAVVGDFGLAKLMDYKDTHVTTAVRGTIGHIAPEYLSTGKSSEKTDCFGYGILLLELITGRRAFDLARLANDDDVMLLDWVKGLVMEKKLQSLVDADMQDNYVVEQVEELIQVALLCTQDSPSERPKMSEVVRMLEGDGLAERWEKWKEEMFRQELNNTNNPFTRWTIADSTYNLRADELSEPR; from the exons ATGTTTTTGGGTGGCTTCTTCTGCGACAGGGAACTTTATGGTAACAACATAAGCGGCAGAGTTCCTGATGAGCTTGGGAACTTAACAAGCTTGATCAGCTTGGATCTTTACCAAAACAAATTGATCGGTCCTATTCCAGACGCGTTAAAAAAGCTCCAGAAATTAAGATTCCT GAGGCTAAACAACAACACTTTTACTGGCACTATACCTTATTCTTTGACTACAATCTCGTCGCTGGAAGTCCT TGATCTTTCGCACAATCAGTTAACAGGACGAATTCCAGTCGAAGGATCCTTCAGCCTTTTTACTCCCATTAG TTTTGATGGCAACAAACTTGACAATCTTGTTTCTCCACCGTCTTTAGTTCCACCAGCACCTGCATCTTCTAAAA CTGTCAGAACTGGAGCTATTGCTGGTGGAGTGGCTGTCGGTGCTGTGCTGCTGTTTGCTGGTTCTCTAATTGTGCTTTCTTGGTGgtcaaaaaagaagagaaacgatattttttttaatgtaccAG CTGAAGAAGACACAGAAATTCATCTAGGGCAACTCAAGCGATTTCCTCTGCGTGAATTGCAAGTTGCAACAGATAATTTTagcaacaaaaatattttgggCAGAGGGGGTTTTGGAAAAGTTTACAAAGGCCGCTTGGTTGATGGAACGCTAGTGGCTGTAAAAAGACTCAAAGAAGAACGGACCCAAGGAGGGGAACTGCAGTTTCAAACAGAAATTGAGATGATTAGCATGGCGGTTCACAGAAATCTACTTCAGCTGCGAGGCTTTTGTATGACACCAACCGAACGCTTGCTTGTTTATCCATATATGTCTAAGGGAAGTGTTGCATCATGTTTAAGAG AGAGAAGTGAGGCACAGCCTCCAATAGATTGGCCAAAAAGGAGGAGCATCGCACTTGGATCTGCAAGAGGACTTGCATATCTGCATGGTCATTGTAATCCTAAGATCATTCACCGTGATGTCAAAGctgcaaatatattattagatgAAGAGTATGAAGCAGTGGTCGGGGACTTTGGGCTGGCAAAACTCATGGACTACAAGGATACTCATGTTACTACTGCTGTACGCGGAACTATTGGACACATAGCACCTGAGTATCTATCCACAGGAAAGTCTTCAGAGAAGACTGATTGTTTTGGCTATGGTATCCTGCTTCTTGAACTCATTACTGGACGAAGGGCTTTTGATCTTGCTCGTCTTGccaatgatgatgatgtgaTGTTGCTTGATTGG GTGAAAGGGCTTGTGATGGAAAAGAAGCTGCAATCATTGGTTGATGCTGATATGCAGGATAACTATGTAGTTGAACAGGTGGAAGAGTTAATTCAGGTAGCTTTGCTCTGCACACAAGATTCACCATCTGAACGTCCTAAAATGTCCGAAGTTGTTAGAATGCTTGAAGGTGATGGCTTGGCTGAGAGGTGGGAAAAATGGAAGGAGGAGATGTTTCGTCAAGAATTGAATAACACAAACAATCCGTTTACTCGTTGGACCATTGCTGATTCCACCTACAACCTTCGAGCTGATGAATTGTCTGAACCAAGATAA
- the LOC108197340 gene encoding cytochrome P450 78A5 has translation MKMSSVLTIFSSLLFSLGSALYYDHWPFLANFVLVCSLFSSFVSLISGLWLIPGGFAWRGFQGGKNISGPMGWPVLGILPQMGPLAHQKLAAMALAFRAKGLMAYSLGSTRVIISSRPETAKEILSGSSFSDRPVKESARLLMFERAIGFSPSGDYWRNLRRLAANHMFSPRRIAGLEGLRQSIASEMIDGVSETMNLKNVVEVKGILQKGALRNMIESVFGSWLNSEAEELGFLVKEGYELIAEFNWSDYFPLGFLDFYGVKRRCHALGIKVSSLVGEIIKKRRSDGEFIGRNDFLSVLLSLPKEDQLSDADLVAVLWEMIFRGTDTVAIVLEWTLARMVMYPDIQEKARQEINTCTKSDRHVRDGDMANLPYLQSIVKEVLRLHPPGPLLSWARLAIHDVHVGKFFVPAGTTAMVNMWAITHDPTIWKDPWAFKPERYIEEEVSIMGSDLRLAPFGSGRRICPGRVLGLSTVHLWLARLLQEFKWLPAQPVDLSECLKLSLELKKPLSCYAISCRDNQASFSSP, from the exons ATGAAGATGTCTAGTGTTCTCACCATCTTCTCTAGCTTACTCTTCTCTTTAGGATCTGCTCTGTATTATGATCATTGGCCTTTTTTAGCTAACTTCGTGTTAGTTTGTTCTCTGTTCTCTTCTTTTGTTTCCCTTATTTCGGGGCTTTGGTTGATCCCGGGAGGTTTTGCATGGAGAGGGTTTCAGGGCGGGAAAAATATTTCCGGCCCTATGGGTTGGCCAGTGTTGGGTATTTTGCCTCAGATGGGCCCTCTTGCTCATCAAAAACTGGCTGCCATGGCTTTAGCGTTTCGCGCTAAAGGCCTCATGGCGTATAGCCTTGGCTCGACCCGGGTGATCATCAGTAGTCGCCCGGAGACAGCCAAGGAAATTTTGTCAGGGAGTTCTTTCTCTGACCGTCCTGTAAAGGAGTCCGCTCGGTTATTAATGTTCGAGCGTGCCATTGGCTTCTCCCCCTCTGGGGATTACTGGCGTAACCTCCGTAGGCTCGCTGCAAACCACATGTTCTCTCCGCGGAGGATTGCGGGTTTGGAGGGCCTCCGACAAAGCATCGCTTCCGAAATGATTGACGGAGTTTCGGAAACgatgaatttaaaaaatgtcGTGGAGGTGAAGGGGATTCTGCAGAAGGGCGCGCTGAGAAATATGATCGAAAGTGTATTTGGAAGTTGGTTAAATTCCGAAGCagaagaattagggtttttggTCAAAGAAGGATACGAACTCATCGCGGAATTTAATTGGTCCGATTATTTCCCGCTagggtttctggatttttacGGAGTGAAGAGGAGGTGTCATGCACTAGGGATTAAGGTAAGTTCACTTGTGGGCGAGATCataaagaagagaagaagtgatGGAGAGTTTATCGGCAGAAATGACTTCCTCAGCGTTTTGCTTTCTTTGCCGAAAGAAGATCAGCTTAGTGATGCAGATTTGGTGGCCGTCCTATGG GAAATGATATTTAGAGGAACGGATACGGTGGCCATAGTTCTTGAATGGACCTTGGCTAGGATGGTTATGTACCCCGATATTCAAGAAAAGGCCCGTCAAGAAATTAACACGTGCACCAAGAGTGACCGGCACGTGCGGGACGGTGACATGGCCAACCTTCCTTACCTTCAGTCTATAGTCAAAGAAGTCTTAAGATTACACCCACCGGGCCCACTACTCTCGTGGGCCCGTCTGGCAATCCATGATGTCCACGTTGGCAAGTTTTTTGTCCCAGCTGGAACCACGGCAATGGTGAACATGTGGGCCATAACGCATGACCCGACAATATGGAAAGACCCGTGGGCTTTCAAGCCAGAACGTTACATTGAGGAGGAGGTTTCTATAATGGGATCAGACTTGAGACTTGCACCATTCGGGTCGGGTCGTAGGATCTGCCCGGGTAGGGTACTAGGGTTATCAACAGTTCATTTGTGGCTTGCTAGGCTGCTTCAAGAATTTAAATGGCTTCCTGCGCAACCGGTTGATCTTTCGGAATGTTTGAAGCTCTCACTCGAACTAAAGAAACCTCTGAGTTGTTATGCAATTAGTTGTCGTGACAACCAAGCTAGTTTTAGCTCTCCGTGA
- the LOC108198615 gene encoding pentatricopeptide repeat-containing protein At3g26630, chloroplastic: MVACLTCFPESLPRQTNLTNSPTIFTSEEAISLLHKCQHFKHLKQIHGKIICTGLERDQGVVTNLLRVCSSYGKMEYARHVFDKMSSRPTTFMWNVMIKGFSANGEGSEAVGFYNRMVREGVELDKFTFPFVVKACGSVAKGKEVHMMAVKTGFGGDLYFQNCLMDFYFKCGEVLCGRKVFDKMRVRNVVSWTTVIAGYVLCNELDVARVLFEDMPVRNVVSWTAIIDGYARNGRPQEAFDLFWRMQLENVKPNEFTLVSLLIACTELGSLKLGAWVHDFALKCGFKLGIYLGTALIDMYSKCGSLEDAKKVFHEMEKRSLATWNSMITSLGVHGCGEEALSLFTDMEMANVQPDAITFVGVLSACIHLNNVELGVKLFDYMKERYGIQPIQEHYSCMLELHSRESMMEEA, from the coding sequence ATGGTGGCATGTCTTACATGCTTCCCAgaatcactgccaagacaaacaAATTTGACCAACTCTCCCACAATCTTTACTTCTGAAGAAGCCATTTCATTACTACACAAATGTCAGCACTTCAAGCACTTGAAACAGATTCATGGGAAGATCATATGCACTGGTCTTGAGAGAGACCAGGGAGTGGTGACCAATTTGCTTCGTGTTTGTTCGTCGTATGGGAAGATGGAGTATGCACGACATGTGTTTGACAAAATGTCTAGCAGACCCACGACGTTTATGTGGAATGTGATGATTAAAGGGTTTTCTGCAAATGGTGAAGGGAGTGAGGCTGTGGGGTTTTATAATCGAATGGTGAGGGAAGGGGTGGAGTTGGATAAGTTCACGTTTCCGTTTGTTGTGAAGGCGTGTGGGAGTGTGGCGAAAGGGAAGGAGGTGCATATGATGGCGGTGAAAACTGGGTTTGGTGGAGATTTGTATTTTCAGAATTGTTTGAtggatttttattttaagtgtgGCGAGGTTTTATGTGGGCGGAAGGTTTTTGATAAGATGAGAGTGAGGAATGTGGTGTCGTGGACGACTGTGATTGCCGGGTATGTGTTATGTAATGAGTTGGATGTTGCTAGGGTTTTGTTTGAGGACATGCCGGTGAGGAATGTGGTTTCCTGGACGGCGATTATTGATGGGTATGCGAGGAATGGGAGGCCACAAGAGGCGTTTGATTTGTTTTGGAGAATGCAGCTTGAGAATGTGAAGCCCAATGAGTTTACTTTGGTTAGTTTGTTGATAGCATGTACGGAGTTAGGGAGCTTGAAGTTGGGTGCTTGGGTTCATGACTTTGCTCTGAAATGTGGTTTTAAACTTGGGATTTACCTCGGTACTGCTCTTATAGACATGTACAGTAAATGTGGTAGTTTGGAGGATGCTAAAAAGGTATTTCATGAAATGGAAAAGAGGAGCTTAGCAACATGGAACTCGATGATTACTAGTTTGGGTGTCCATGGATGTGGAGAGGAAGCCCTTTCCCTGTTTACAGATATGGAGATGGCTAATGTACAGCCGGATGCAATTACTTTTGTAGGTGTTTTAAGTGCATGTATACATTTAAATAATGTAGAACTTGGTGTTAAATTATTCGATTATATGAAGGAACGTTATGGTATACAACCCATTCAAGAACATTACTCTTGCATGCTTGAGTTACATAGCCGTGAAAGCATGATGGAAGAAGCTTAA